The following proteins come from a genomic window of Streptomyces sp. ALI-76-A:
- a CDS encoding response regulator yields the protein MTRVLVVEDDPQLVRALVINMQARQYGVDAAPDGATALRLAAARQPDVVLLDLGLPDMDGTDVIKALRGWTKVPILVLSARRTSDEKVAALDAGADDYIIKPFSMDELLARLRAAARRTETVPLTPETTLVTTEDFTIDLLAQKAIRAGRDVRLTPTEWHLLEILVCNPGRLITHKHLLREVWGASQSNNTNYLRVYMAQLRRKLEADPAHPRYLITEPGMGYRFES from the coding sequence ATGACCCGGGTACTGGTCGTAGAGGACGACCCCCAGCTCGTACGGGCGCTCGTGATCAACATGCAGGCACGGCAGTACGGCGTCGACGCGGCCCCCGACGGCGCCACCGCGCTCCGGCTCGCTGCCGCCCGCCAGCCCGATGTGGTCCTCCTCGATCTGGGGCTGCCGGACATGGACGGCACAGACGTCATCAAAGCCCTGCGTGGCTGGACCAAAGTCCCGATCCTGGTGCTGTCCGCCCGCAGGACCTCCGACGAGAAGGTCGCCGCGCTTGACGCGGGAGCTGACGACTACATCATCAAGCCGTTCAGCATGGACGAACTCCTCGCCCGGCTGCGCGCCGCGGCCCGTCGCACCGAGACCGTGCCGCTCACTCCCGAGACGACGCTGGTCACCACGGAGGACTTCACCATCGACCTGCTGGCCCAGAAGGCCATCCGGGCCGGCCGCGATGTGCGCCTGACCCCCACCGAGTGGCATCTGCTGGAAATCCTGGTCTGCAACCCGGGCCGGCTCATCACGCACAAGCACCTGCTGCGGGAGGTGTGGGGTGCTTCCCAGAGCAACAACACCAACTATCTGCGTGTGTACATGGCCCAGCTGCGGCGCAAGCTGGAGGCGGACCCGGCCCACCCCCGCTACCTGATCACTGAACCGGGCATGGGCTACCGCTTCGAGAGCTGA
- the kdpA gene encoding potassium-transporting ATPase subunit KdpA, with translation MSPVLAGVLQLLALIAALALAYPPLGDYMARVYSSDKHLRVEKWIYKGIGADPNAEMRWSAYLRGVLAFSAVSVLLLYLLQRVQGSLTGSLGFSSIDPDQAFNTAASFVSNTNWQSYYGEQAMGHVVQTGGLAVQNFLSAAVGIAVAVALVRGFARSRTGELGNFWTDLVRGTVRILLPLSVVAAIVLVACGVIQNFSGIHEVGQFTGGHQEWNGGAVASQEAIKEIGTNGGGYFNANSAHPFENPNAFSNLFEIFLLLLIPFALTRTFGRMVGSLRQGYAILATMATIWVAFICLMWWTEFAHHGPAFQIAGGAMEGKENRFGIGASSIFSISTTLTSTGAVDSSHSSNTGLGGGLNLLGMQLGEIAPGGTGSGLYGMLIMAVIAVFIAGLMVGRTPEYLGKKIGTREIKFAACYILVTPALVLMSTAAAMALPTPGNSMTNSGAHGFSEILYAYTSGANNNGSAFAGLNADTQWFNTTIGIVMLLGRFLPMVFVLALAGSLAEQQPVPATAGTLRTEKPLFTGLLVGAILIIAGLTYFPALALGPLAEGLAS, from the coding sequence ATGAGCCCCGTCCTCGCCGGTGTGCTCCAGCTGCTCGCGCTGATCGCGGCGCTGGCCCTGGCATACCCCCCGCTCGGCGACTACATGGCCCGCGTCTACTCCTCCGACAAGCACCTGCGCGTGGAGAAGTGGATCTACAAGGGCATCGGCGCCGACCCGAACGCCGAGATGCGCTGGTCCGCCTATCTGCGTGGTGTCCTCGCCTTCTCCGCGGTGAGTGTTCTCCTCCTGTACCTGTTGCAGCGCGTGCAGGGCAGCCTGACCGGCTCGCTCGGTTTCTCCTCGATCGACCCGGACCAGGCGTTCAACACCGCCGCGTCCTTCGTGTCGAACACCAACTGGCAGTCCTACTACGGCGAGCAGGCCATGGGCCACGTCGTGCAGACCGGCGGCCTGGCGGTGCAGAACTTCCTCTCCGCCGCCGTCGGCATCGCCGTCGCGGTGGCACTCGTACGAGGATTCGCCCGCTCCCGCACCGGCGAGCTGGGCAACTTCTGGACCGACTTGGTGCGCGGCACCGTCCGTATCCTGCTGCCGCTCTCCGTCGTCGCCGCGATCGTCCTGGTCGCCTGCGGCGTGATCCAGAACTTCTCCGGCATCCACGAGGTCGGCCAGTTCACGGGTGGCCACCAGGAGTGGAACGGCGGCGCGGTCGCCTCACAGGAGGCCATCAAGGAGATCGGCACCAACGGCGGCGGTTACTTCAACGCCAACAGCGCCCACCCCTTCGAGAACCCCAACGCCTTCTCCAACCTCTTCGAGATCTTCCTTCTCCTGCTGATCCCGTTCGCGCTGACGCGAACCTTCGGCCGGATGGTCGGCTCACTGCGCCAGGGCTACGCGATCCTCGCCACGATGGCGACCATATGGGTCGCCTTCATCTGCCTGATGTGGTGGACCGAGTTCGCCCACCACGGCCCGGCGTTCCAGATCGCAGGCGGTGCGATGGAGGGCAAGGAGAACCGCTTCGGCATCGGCGCTTCGTCGATCTTCTCGATCTCCACGACGCTCACCTCCACCGGTGCGGTGGACTCGTCTCATTCCTCCAACACGGGGCTGGGCGGCGGGCTGAACCTGCTGGGCATGCAGCTCGGTGAGATCGCGCCCGGCGGTACCGGATCGGGCCTGTACGGCATGCTGATCATGGCGGTCATCGCGGTGTTCATCGCGGGTCTGATGGTCGGCCGTACGCCCGAGTACCTGGGCAAGAAGATCGGCACCCGCGAGATCAAGTTCGCGGCCTGCTACATCCTCGTCACACCGGCACTGGTGCTCATGTCTACCGCGGCGGCGATGGCGCTCCCGACGCCCGGCAACTCGATGACCAACTCGGGCGCGCACGGTTTCTCCGAGATCCTGTACGCGTACACCTCGGGCGCCAACAACAACGGCTCGGCCTTCGCCGGTCTGAACGCGGACACACAGTGGTTCAACACCACGATCGGCATCGTGATGCTGCTCGGGCGGTTCCTGCCGATGGTGTTCGTGCTGGCGCTGGCGGGTTCGCTGGCCGAGCAGCAGCCGGTGCCGGCCACCGCGGGCACGCTGCGTACCGAGAAGCCGCTGTTCACCGGGCTGTTGGTGGGCGCGATTCTGATCATCGCCGGTCTGACCTACTTCCCGGCGCTGGCGCTGGGGCCGCTCGCTGAAGGGCTGGCGTCATGA
- the kdpB gene encoding potassium-transporting ATPase subunit KdpB — MTSDIKKHDDAKKQDAMSTSTPTLSPHRDAPTGHKGGEGRVGAGLFDPKQLVRSLPDALRKTDPRVMVKSPVMFVVLVGSVLTTVFSFKDPGDWFGWAISAWLWLTVIFANLAEAVAEGRGKAQADTLRKAKTDTVARRLSQDSRAEEQVPGTELRIGDLVVCEAGDIIPGDGDVVEGVASVDESAITGESAPVIRESGGDRSAVTGGTKVLSDRIVIKITTKPGETFIDRMINLVEGAARQKTPNEIALNILLASLTIVFLLAVATLPPFADYAGTQLSMVVLVALLVCLIPTTIGALLSAIGIAGMDRLVQRNVLAMSGRAVEAAGDVSTLLLDKTGTITLGNRQAAPFVPVRGATEAEVADAAQLSSLADETPEGRSIVVLAKEKYGLRERHQGELTGAEWIVFTAQTRMSGVDLTENGTARKVRKGATGSVLAWVQEQGGTVADDADTISNSISEAGGTPLLVAVEDTDGARVLGVIHLKDVVKEGMRERFDELRRMGIKTVMITGDNPLTARAIAEEAGVDDFLAEATPEDKMALIKREQAGGKLVAMTGDGTNDAPALAQADVGVAMNTGTSAAKEAGNMVDLDSNPTKLIEIVEIGKQLLITRGALTTFSIANDVAKYFAIIPALFAAVHPGLDKLNIMNLSSPDSAILSAVIFNALIIIALVPLALRGVQYRPVSADKMLRRNLGIYGLGGLIAPFIGIKIIDLLISLIPGIG, encoded by the coding sequence ATGACCAGCGACATCAAGAAGCACGACGACGCAAAGAAGCAGGACGCCATGTCCACCTCGACTCCGACGCTATCCCCCCACCGGGACGCACCGACCGGCCACAAGGGCGGCGAAGGCCGGGTCGGCGCGGGCCTTTTCGACCCCAAGCAGCTGGTCAGGTCGCTGCCGGACGCTCTGCGCAAGACCGACCCGCGGGTGATGGTCAAGTCACCCGTGATGTTCGTGGTCCTGGTCGGCTCGGTGCTGACGACGGTGTTCTCGTTCAAGGACCCGGGCGACTGGTTCGGCTGGGCGATCAGCGCCTGGCTCTGGCTCACCGTGATCTTCGCCAACCTTGCGGAGGCGGTCGCCGAGGGCCGCGGCAAGGCCCAGGCGGACACCCTGCGCAAGGCCAAGACGGACACTGTGGCGCGTCGGCTGTCCCAGGACAGCAGGGCCGAGGAGCAGGTGCCCGGCACCGAGCTGCGCATCGGCGACCTGGTCGTCTGCGAGGCGGGCGACATCATCCCCGGCGACGGTGACGTCGTCGAGGGCGTGGCATCCGTGGACGAGTCGGCGATCACCGGTGAGTCGGCCCCGGTCATCCGCGAGTCCGGCGGCGACCGCTCGGCCGTCACCGGCGGCACGAAGGTGCTGTCCGACCGCATCGTCATCAAGATCACGACGAAGCCGGGTGAGACCTTCATCGACCGGATGATCAACCTGGTCGAGGGCGCCGCACGCCAGAAGACGCCCAACGAGATCGCGCTGAACATCCTGCTCGCCTCGCTGACGATCGTCTTCCTGCTCGCGGTGGCCACCCTGCCGCCGTTCGCGGACTACGCGGGCACGCAGCTGAGCATGGTCGTGCTGGTGGCCCTCCTGGTCTGCCTGATCCCGACCACGATCGGCGCCCTGCTCTCCGCGATCGGCATCGCGGGTATGGACCGGCTGGTGCAGCGCAACGTACTGGCCATGTCGGGCAGGGCGGTCGAGGCTGCCGGTGACGTGTCGACCCTGCTGCTCGACAAGACCGGCACCATCACGCTCGGCAACCGGCAGGCCGCCCCGTTCGTACCCGTACGGGGCGCCACCGAGGCCGAGGTGGCGGATGCCGCCCAGTTGTCGTCGCTGGCCGACGAGACGCCAGAAGGCCGCTCCATCGTCGTCCTGGCGAAGGAGAAGTACGGGCTGCGCGAGCGTCACCAGGGCGAGCTGACCGGTGCCGAGTGGATCGTCTTCACCGCGCAGACCCGCATGTCCGGTGTCGACCTCACCGAAAACGGCACCGCCCGCAAGGTCCGTAAGGGGGCCACCGGTTCGGTGCTCGCCTGGGTCCAGGAGCAGGGCGGCACCGTCGCCGACGACGCCGACACCATCTCCAACTCCATCTCCGAGGCGGGCGGCACACCGCTGCTGGTGGCGGTCGAGGACACTGACGGGGCCCGGGTGCTGGGTGTGATCCACCTCAAGGACGTCGTCAAGGAGGGCATGCGCGAGCGGTTCGACGAACTGCGCCGCATGGGGATCAAGACCGTCATGATCACGGGCGACAACCCGCTGACCGCCAGGGCGATCGCCGAGGAGGCCGGCGTCGACGACTTCCTCGCGGAGGCCACCCCCGAGGACAAGATGGCCCTCATCAAGCGCGAGCAGGCGGGCGGCAAGCTCGTCGCGATGACCGGCGACGGCACGAACGACGCACCCGCGCTCGCGCAGGCCGACGTCGGCGTGGCGATGAACACGGGTACGTCGGCCGCCAAGGAGGCCGGCAACATGGTCGACCTCGACTCCAACCCCACCAAGCTCATCGAGATCGTCGAAATCGGCAAGCAACTCCTCATCACCCGGGGCGCGCTCACCACCTTCTCCATCGCCAACGACGTCGCGAAGTACTTCGCGATCATCCCGGCGCTGTTCGCGGCCGTCCACCCGGGCCTGGACAAGCTCAACATCATGAACCTGTCCTCGCCCGACTCCGCGATCCTGTCCGCGGTCATCTTCAACGCGCTGATCATCATCGCGCTGGTCCCGCTCGCCCTGCGCGGTGTGCAGTACCGGCCGGTCAGCGCGGACAAGATGCTCCGCCGCAACCTCGGGATCTACGGCCTGGGCGGGCTGATCGCCCCCTTCATCGGCATCAAGATCATCGACCTGCTCATCTCCCTCATCCCCGGGATCGGCTGA
- a CDS encoding RICIN domain-containing protein, with product MLTFPSVAAQGGGYYRLVARHSGKCLDVKDGSTTNGAHLIQWPCGAGTDQQFQRRAA from the coding sequence ATTCTGACCTTTCCGTCCGTTGCTGCGCAGGGAGGCGGTTACTACCGGCTCGTCGCCCGGCACAGCGGCAAGTGCCTCGACGTGAAGGACGGGTCCACCACCAACGGCGCCCACCTCATCCAGTGGCCCTGCGGCGCCGGCACCGACCAGCAGTTCCAGCGGCGCGCGGCGTGA
- the kdpF gene encoding K(+)-transporting ATPase subunit F, with amino-acid sequence MTAENIVGLIVAVALLGYLVLALVFPERF; translated from the coding sequence GTGACCGCCGAGAATATCGTCGGCCTGATCGTGGCCGTCGCCCTGCTGGGCTATCTCGTCCTCGCCCTGGTGTTCCCGGAGAGGTTCTGA
- a CDS encoding potassium-transporting ATPase subunit C — protein sequence MNNSVTNTARLLWAGLRALLVLTVVTGILYPLAITGVAQGLFPGKANGSEIKADGKVVGSSLIGQAYNLPLKKGQETPEPELKWFQGRPQNGLGTNSVNTQYKLILSGATNRSGDNADLIKWVEDAKAAVTKDNSTTDYKVKPSDVPADAVTSSGSGLDPDISPAYAGIQVHRIAEKNGLSVAQVHKLVHEHTDGRILGFMGEPTVNVLELNIALKELVARN from the coding sequence ATGAACAACTCGGTTACGAACACTGCCCGGTTGCTCTGGGCCGGCCTGCGCGCCCTCCTCGTGCTGACCGTGGTGACGGGCATCCTCTACCCGCTGGCCATCACCGGCGTCGCCCAGGGGCTTTTCCCCGGCAAGGCGAACGGCTCCGAGATCAAGGCGGACGGCAAGGTCGTCGGCTCCTCGCTCATCGGCCAGGCGTACAACCTGCCGCTCAAGAAGGGCCAGGAGACCCCCGAGCCCGAGCTGAAGTGGTTCCAGGGGCGCCCGCAGAACGGCCTGGGCACCAACAGCGTCAACACCCAGTACAAGCTGATCCTGTCCGGCGCCACCAACCGTTCCGGTGACAACGCCGACCTGATCAAGTGGGTCGAGGACGCCAAGGCAGCGGTCACCAAGGACAACTCGACCACGGACTACAAGGTCAAGCCGTCCGACGTACCCGCCGACGCCGTCACCTCCTCGGGCTCCGGCCTGGACCCGGACATCTCCCCGGCGTACGCCGGCATCCAGGTCCACCGAATCGCCGAGAAGAACGGTCTGTCCGTCGCCCAGGTCCACAAGCTCGTGCATGAGCACACGGACGGCCGGATCCTGGGCTTCATGGGCGAGCCCACTGTCAACGTCCTCGAACTCAACATCGCGCTCAAGGAACTCGTGGCCAGGAACTGA
- a CDS encoding glycoside hydrolase family 43 protein, with protein MASTAVHKPTAHPTAVRSPATGTRRTRAAAWVVGLLLVFAVVPAAVQPTAARADNPIVQHVYTADPSPLVYNGRVYLYTGHDEDGSTSFVMKDWRVWSSADMVNWTDHGSPLSLNTFSWASTDAWAGQAVERGGKFYWYVPVTARATGRMAIGVAVSDSPTGPFRDALGHPLMENTEIDPTVFIDDDGQAYLYWGNPNLWYVKLNADMTSYAGSPAQIPLTTAGFGTRTDNPDRPTLYEEAPWIYKRNGLYYMVYAARCCSEFIAYSTAPSPTGPWTYRGTVMPAQGNSFTNHAGIVDFQGNSYFFYHNGALPGGGGFTRSVAVEKFSYNADGTIPTINMTNTGAPQLGALDPYIRQEAETIAWGSGIETEWTSDGGTNVGWIENGDYIKVKGAAFGPGASSYTARVASATSGGTVELRLGSPSGTVVGRCSVPNTGGWQAWTTVSCPVSGVTGTQDLYLRFTGGSGYLFNMNWWQFTRAA; from the coding sequence ATGGCCAGTACCGCCGTCCACAAACCAACGGCTCACCCGACCGCAGTGAGATCACCCGCCACCGGTACGAGACGCACCCGGGCAGCCGCCTGGGTGGTGGGCCTCCTGCTGGTGTTCGCCGTCGTTCCCGCCGCGGTGCAGCCCACCGCGGCCAGGGCCGACAACCCGATCGTGCAGCACGTCTACACCGCCGACCCTTCCCCACTGGTGTACAACGGACGGGTCTACCTCTACACCGGGCACGACGAGGACGGCTCCACCTCCTTCGTGATGAAGGACTGGCGGGTGTGGTCCTCCGCCGACATGGTCAACTGGACCGACCACGGCTCACCGCTCAGCCTGAACACCTTCAGCTGGGCGTCCACCGACGCGTGGGCGGGCCAGGCCGTCGAACGGGGCGGCAAGTTCTACTGGTACGTGCCGGTGACAGCCCGGGCCACCGGCCGGATGGCCATCGGCGTGGCGGTGTCGGACAGCCCCACCGGCCCGTTCCGGGACGCCCTCGGCCACCCGCTGATGGAGAACACTGAGATCGACCCGACCGTCTTCATCGACGACGACGGCCAAGCCTACCTGTACTGGGGCAATCCGAACCTGTGGTACGTCAAGCTGAACGCGGACATGACCTCCTACGCAGGCAGCCCCGCCCAAATTCCGCTCACCACCGCGGGGTTCGGAACCCGCACCGACAACCCCGACCGTCCCACGCTGTACGAGGAAGCACCCTGGATCTACAAGCGCAACGGCCTGTACTACATGGTGTATGCGGCCAGGTGCTGCTCGGAGTTCATCGCCTACTCCACGGCACCCAGCCCGACCGGGCCGTGGACCTACCGTGGAACAGTCATGCCCGCCCAGGGCAACAGCTTCACCAACCACGCGGGCATCGTGGACTTTCAGGGCAACTCGTATTTCTTCTACCACAACGGCGCCCTCCCGGGCGGCGGCGGCTTCACCCGCTCGGTCGCAGTGGAGAAGTTCTCCTACAACGCTGACGGAACGATCCCGACGATCAACATGACGAACACCGGTGCACCCCAGCTCGGTGCGCTTGACCCGTACATACGCCAGGAGGCCGAGACGATCGCCTGGGGTTCCGGGATCGAGACCGAATGGACCAGTGACGGCGGAACGAACGTCGGATGGATCGAAAACGGCGACTACATCAAGGTCAAGGGCGCGGCCTTCGGACCGGGCGCCTCCTCCTACACTGCGCGCGTGGCCTCCGCCACCAGCGGCGGCACCGTCGAGCTGCGCCTGGGCAGTCCGAGCGGCACGGTCGTGGGCCGGTGCAGTGTGCCGAACACCGGCGGCTGGCAGGCCTGGACCACGGTGAGCTGCCCGGTGAGCGGCGTGACGGGAACCCAGGACCTCTACCTGCGGTTCACCGGCGGCAGCGGCTACCTGTTCAACATGAACTGGTGGCAGTTCACCCGCGCCGCGTAA